A genomic stretch from Rhabdothermincola salaria includes:
- a CDS encoding P-II family nitrogen regulator, giving the protein MKLVTAIIKPHTLDDVKQALKDAGVQGLTVEEVKGFGRQGGKTETYRGAEYVVDLLPKVRIEIVVDDTDVDRVVDVVCETARTGQIGDGKVWVTPVERIVRIRTGELGPDAV; this is encoded by the coding sequence ATGAAGCTGGTCACCGCCATCATCAAGCCGCACACGCTCGACGACGTGAAGCAGGCCCTCAAGGACGCCGGGGTGCAGGGTCTCACCGTCGAGGAGGTCAAGGGCTTCGGCCGGCAGGGCGGCAAGACCGAGACGTACCGGGGGGCCGAGTACGTGGTCGACCTGCTGCCCAAGGTCCGCATCGAGATCGTCGTCGACGACACCGACGTCGACCGGGTCGTCGACGTGGTGTGCGAGACGGCTCGCACCGGGCAGATCGGCGACGGCAAGGTGTGGGTGACCCCGGTCGAGCGCATCGTGCGCATCCGCACCGGCGAGCTCGGCCCCGACGCCGTCTGA
- the larE gene encoding ATP-dependent sacrificial sulfur transferase LarE, giving the protein MSTDLRRGPVAAVDHALDRLRRELVHLERVVVAFSGGADSSLLAQVAHTTLGPDRCLVVTAVSPSLAGAEHDDCRALAAEWGLRWHEVATDEMADAAYRGNDGDRCFHCKSALMDAVAPLAAEEEATVVLGVNLDDLGDHRPGQRAAADAGAVFPFVEAGLTKAMVREVSRHLGLRTWDKPAAACLASRVPYGTGVTVAVLGRVERAEAAVRELGFAELRVRHYDDTARIEVPVADLPRLLDQREAVVAAVRRAGYRYVTVDLEGLRSGNLNDALRP; this is encoded by the coding sequence GTGTCGACTGACCTGCGTCGCGGCCCCGTCGCCGCCGTCGACCACGCCCTCGATCGTCTGCGACGTGAGCTGGTCCACCTCGAACGGGTGGTGGTGGCCTTCAGCGGAGGAGCCGACTCGTCCCTGCTGGCGCAGGTCGCCCACACCACGCTCGGGCCCGATCGCTGCCTGGTGGTCACCGCCGTGTCGCCGTCGCTGGCCGGCGCCGAGCACGACGATTGCCGGGCCCTCGCGGCCGAGTGGGGGCTGCGGTGGCACGAGGTGGCCACCGACGAGATGGCCGACGCCGCCTACCGGGGCAACGACGGCGACCGGTGCTTCCACTGCAAGTCCGCCCTGATGGACGCGGTGGCGCCGCTCGCCGCGGAGGAGGAGGCCACCGTGGTGCTCGGGGTCAACCTCGACGACCTGGGCGACCACCGGCCGGGTCAGCGGGCGGCGGCCGACGCCGGGGCCGTGTTCCCCTTCGTCGAGGCGGGCCTCACCAAGGCCATGGTCCGTGAGGTGTCACGTCACCTGGGACTGCGCACCTGGGACAAGCCGGCGGCGGCCTGCCTGGCCTCTCGGGTGCCCTACGGCACCGGCGTCACCGTGGCCGTCCTGGGTCGGGTCGAGCGGGCCGAGGCCGCCGTGCGCGAGCTCGGGTTCGCCGAGCTCCGGGTGCGCCACTACGACGACACCGCCCGCATCGAGGTGCCGGTGGCCGACCTGCCCCGCCTGCTGGACCAGCGCGAGGCGGTGGTGGCCGCCGTGCGTCGGGCCGGCTACCGCTACGTGACCGTCGACCTCGAGGGCCTCCGCTCCGGCAACCTCAACGACGCCCTACGACCCTGA
- a CDS encoding DUF427 domain-containing protein gives MTPRRRIEPGPGQESVWDYPRPPRVDPTTAHVVVELAGRVLADTRHPVRVLETSQAPGYYLPVDDVDTSLLVPSDRHTSCEWKGRASYWSLAVGDLVVPDAAWSYPEPRPGFEAIAGHLAFYPQLVDACWVDGERVQANDGDFYGGWITSKVVGPFKGAPGTWGW, from the coding sequence ATGACGCCACGGCGACGCATCGAACCCGGTCCGGGGCAGGAGTCGGTCTGGGACTACCCCCGCCCGCCCCGCGTCGATCCCACCACCGCCCACGTCGTCGTCGAGCTCGCCGGGCGGGTGCTGGCCGACACCCGGCATCCGGTTCGGGTGCTCGAGACCAGCCAGGCGCCCGGCTACTACCTGCCCGTCGACGACGTCGACACCTCGCTGTTGGTCCCGTCCGATCGCCACACGAGCTGCGAGTGGAAGGGGCGGGCCTCCTACTGGTCGCTGGCCGTGGGCGACCTGGTCGTGCCCGACGCCGCGTGGAGCTACCCCGAACCGAGGCCGGGCTTCGAGGCGATCGCCGGGCACCTGGCCTTCTACCCGCAGCTGGTGGACGCCTGCTGGGTCGACGGCGAGCGGGTGCAGGCCAACGACGGCGACTTCTACGGGGGCTGGATCACCTCGAAGGTGGTGGGCCCGTTCAAGGGCGCCCCCGGGACCTGGGGGTGGTGA
- a CDS encoding FAD-dependent oxidoreductase, translating into MTERLVVIGGDAGGMAAASGVRRARPDLEIVVLEKGVRTSYAACGIPYHVSGEVDDVESLVARAPEVFRAKQDIDVRLRHEAMAIDLGARTVEARDLEGGETVTLGFDQLMIGTGARPIAPPWSGIGQPGVHLVHTLADASAIAALATDVEGRRVAVVGGGYIGVEMAEAFVQRGARVTVYDMAPQLLRNLDPDMAALVGDAAEGHGIELRLGQPVVDVEPGRVIGQQDSHEADLIVLGLGVTPNGELAGAAGLTTGVRGAISVDDHQRTSAEGVYAAGDCCESHHRVTGQPTWIALGTVANKAARVAGINLGGGDARFPGVLGTAITRLFDTEIARTGLTEVEALAAGFDPVATTVRASTRAHYFPGNGPVHVKLVHDRGDRRLLGGQIVGAPGAGKRIDTIATALWAEMSVDDLVYLDLAYAPPFSPVWDPVNTAARQAE; encoded by the coding sequence ATGACAGAACGCCTGGTGGTGATCGGTGGGGACGCGGGTGGCATGGCCGCGGCCTCCGGAGTGCGTCGGGCCCGCCCCGACCTCGAGATCGTGGTCCTCGAGAAGGGGGTCCGCACCAGCTACGCCGCGTGTGGCATCCCGTACCACGTGAGCGGCGAGGTCGACGACGTCGAGTCGCTGGTGGCCCGGGCCCCGGAGGTGTTCCGCGCCAAGCAGGACATCGACGTGCGGCTCCGGCACGAGGCGATGGCCATCGACCTCGGCGCCCGCACCGTGGAGGCGCGCGACCTCGAGGGCGGTGAGACGGTCACCCTCGGCTTCGACCAGCTCATGATCGGCACCGGGGCCCGCCCCATCGCCCCACCGTGGAGCGGGATCGGGCAGCCCGGGGTGCACCTCGTGCACACCCTGGCCGATGCCTCGGCCATCGCCGCGCTGGCCACCGACGTCGAGGGCCGACGGGTGGCGGTCGTGGGCGGCGGCTACATCGGCGTGGAGATGGCCGAGGCCTTCGTGCAGCGCGGCGCCCGGGTCACCGTCTACGACATGGCCCCCCAGCTCCTGCGCAACCTCGACCCGGACATGGCCGCACTGGTCGGCGACGCCGCCGAGGGCCACGGCATCGAGCTCCGCCTCGGTCAGCCGGTCGTCGACGTGGAGCCCGGACGCGTCATCGGACAGCAAGACAGCCACGAGGCCGACCTGATCGTCCTCGGCCTCGGTGTCACCCCCAACGGGGAGCTGGCGGGCGCCGCCGGGCTCACCACGGGTGTCCGCGGGGCCATCTCGGTCGACGACCACCAGCGCACCTCCGCCGAGGGCGTCTACGCCGCCGGCGACTGCTGCGAGTCGCACCACCGCGTCACCGGCCAGCCGACGTGGATCGCGCTGGGGACGGTGGCCAACAAGGCGGCCCGGGTGGCCGGCATCAACCTCGGCGGCGGCGACGCCCGCTTCCCAGGGGTGCTGGGCACGGCCATCACCCGGCTCTTCGACACCGAGATCGCCCGCACCGGGCTCACCGAGGTCGAGGCCCTCGCCGCCGGGTTCGACCCGGTGGCCACCACGGTCAGGGCCAGCACCCGAGCCCACTACTTCCCGGGCAACGGCCCCGTGCACGTGAAGCTGGTCCACGATCGGGGCGACCGGCGCCTCCTCGGCGGCCAGATCGTGGGGGCGCCCGGTGCCGGCAAGCGCATCGACACCATCGCCACCGCCCTGTGGGCCGAGATGAGCGTCGACGACCTCGTCTACCTCGACCTGGCCTATGCCCCGCCGTTCTCCCCGGTGTGGGACCCGGTCAACACCGCCGCCCGCCAAGCCGAGTGA
- a CDS encoding molybdopterin-dependent oxidoreductase: MPASSDRPRPTDRPRATDRPRPAGRARRVAARLSDRLPITPELWVGPRPNGIGEQKPNHFGDMARIAWLNRKSAGYAWKLLTQGVCDGCALGVAGLHDWTIDGVHLCTTRLRLLEVNCADPLDPSVLADAEALRSRTGAELRDLGRLGHPMRRRRGEAGFRPITWDEALGALADGLRAAGPERSALFLTSRGLTNESYYVAGKAARALGIANVDSAARVCHAPSTTALKATVGVAATTCSLQDVIESDLVVIWGANPANNQPVFMKYLFLARKRGCRVVVVNPYLEPGLDRYWVPSNAESALFGTQMCDLHVPVRPGGDVAFANAALKVLIERDAVDRDFVDAHTEGWDELVAALDAQPMHDLLLDAGLTLAQVEAFVDEYQAASSAILLWSMGITQHRRAESGVQAIVNLGLARGNVGRDGAGLMPLRGHSGVQGGAEMGAYATALPGGVLPDDTSAAALSAQWGFPVPAHAGLTAAEMPEAAERGELDVLWMSGGNFLDVLPDPVRIEAALATVPLRVHQDIVVSSQMLVPGDDVILLPVATRYEQEGGGTETTTERRIAFSPEIPRQVGLARSEWRLFGDVAQRVDPELAPFFAWPDNRALRAEIAEVVPAYAGIEHLERTGDAVQWGGRHLCADGVFPTPSGRGRFTPLSPPTHDLAPGTFTVATRRGKQFNSMVFGEIDPLTGAGRDAVYIDDADAAALGLDEGDRVLLRNEVGEYLGRVHLARLPARTLQVHWPEGNVVIGAGADHRDPVSRVPDYNAVVTVERAPDDPR; the protein is encoded by the coding sequence GTGCCCGCCTCGTCCGACCGCCCCCGACCCACCGACCGCCCCCGAGCGACGGACCGCCCCCGGCCGGCCGGTCGCGCCCGCCGCGTGGCGGCCCGACTCAGCGACCGCCTCCCGATCACCCCCGAGCTGTGGGTCGGTCCCCGGCCCAACGGCATCGGGGAGCAGAAGCCCAACCACTTCGGCGACATGGCCCGCATCGCCTGGCTCAACCGCAAGAGCGCCGGGTACGCCTGGAAGCTGCTCACCCAGGGGGTGTGCGACGGCTGCGCCCTCGGTGTGGCCGGATTGCACGACTGGACCATCGACGGCGTGCACCTGTGCACCACCCGACTGCGGCTGCTCGAGGTCAACTGCGCCGATCCGCTCGATCCGTCGGTCCTGGCCGATGCCGAGGCCCTGCGGTCGCGCACCGGAGCCGAGCTGCGCGACCTGGGTCGCCTCGGACACCCCATGCGCCGGCGACGGGGTGAGGCCGGGTTCCGGCCGATCACGTGGGACGAGGCCCTCGGCGCGCTGGCCGACGGCCTGCGCGCCGCCGGCCCCGAACGGTCGGCGCTGTTCCTCACCAGCCGGGGCCTCACCAACGAGAGCTACTACGTGGCCGGCAAGGCGGCGCGGGCGTTGGGCATCGCCAACGTCGACTCCGCGGCGCGCGTCTGCCACGCCCCGTCGACCACCGCGCTCAAGGCCACCGTCGGGGTGGCGGCCACCACGTGCTCGTTGCAGGACGTGATCGAGAGCGACCTGGTCGTCATCTGGGGGGCCAACCCGGCCAACAACCAGCCCGTGTTCATGAAGTACCTCTTCCTGGCCCGCAAGCGCGGGTGCCGGGTCGTGGTCGTGAACCCGTACCTCGAACCCGGCCTCGACCGCTACTGGGTGCCGTCCAACGCCGAGTCCGCCCTGTTCGGCACCCAGATGTGCGACCTGCACGTGCCGGTGCGCCCCGGTGGCGACGTGGCCTTCGCCAACGCCGCCCTCAAGGTCCTGATCGAGCGCGACGCCGTCGACCGCGACTTCGTCGACGCCCACACCGAGGGGTGGGACGAGCTCGTCGCCGCCCTCGACGCCCAGCCCATGCACGACCTGTTGCTCGACGCCGGGCTCACCCTCGCCCAGGTCGAGGCCTTCGTCGACGAGTACCAGGCCGCGTCGTCGGCCATCTTGTTGTGGTCGATGGGCATCACCCAGCACCGCCGCGCCGAGAGCGGGGTGCAGGCCATCGTGAACCTGGGCCTGGCCCGGGGCAACGTGGGGCGCGACGGGGCCGGCCTCATGCCCCTGCGCGGCCACTCCGGTGTGCAGGGGGGCGCCGAGATGGGGGCCTACGCCACCGCGCTGCCGGGTGGGGTGCTCCCCGACGACACCAGCGCGGCGGCGCTCTCCGCCCAGTGGGGCTTCCCCGTGCCCGCCCATGCCGGGCTGACCGCCGCCGAGATGCCCGAGGCCGCCGAACGCGGCGAGCTCGACGTGCTGTGGATGTCGGGCGGGAACTTCCTCGACGTGCTCCCCGATCCCGTCCGGATCGAGGCCGCCCTGGCCACCGTGCCCCTGCGCGTCCACCAGGACATCGTCGTGAGCTCCCAGATGCTGGTGCCCGGCGACGACGTCATCCTCCTTCCCGTCGCCACCCGCTACGAGCAAGAGGGCGGGGGCACCGAGACCACGACCGAGCGGCGCATCGCCTTCTCGCCCGAGATCCCCCGCCAGGTCGGCCTGGCCCGCAGCGAGTGGCGCCTCTTCGGCGACGTCGCCCAACGGGTCGACCCCGAGCTCGCACCGTTCTTCGCCTGGCCCGACAACCGGGCCCTGCGCGCCGAGATCGCCGAGGTCGTGCCCGCCTACGCCGGCATCGAGCACCTCGAGCGGACGGGTGACGCCGTGCAGTGGGGCGGGCGCCACCTCTGCGCCGACGGCGTGTTCCCCACGCCGTCGGGCCGCGGCCGCTTCACCCCTCTCTCCCCGCCCACCCACGACCTCGCCCCGGGCACCTTCACCGTGGCCACCCGGCGCGGCAAGCAGTTCAACTCCATGGTCTTCGGCGAGATCGACCCCCTCACCGGCGCCGGACGCGACGCGGTGTACATCGACGACGCCGACGCCGCCGCCCTGGGCCTCGACGAGGGCGACCGGGTGCTGTTGCGCAACGAGGTCGGCGAGTACCTCGGTCGGGTCCACCTGGCCCGGCTGCCGGCGCGCACCCTCCAGGTCCACTGGCCCGAAGGCAACGTGGTGATCGGGGCCGGCGCCGACCACCGCGACCCCGTCTCCCGCGTGCCCGACTACAACGCCGTGGTCACCGTCGAGCGGGCGCCCGACGACCCTCGCTGA
- a CDS encoding formate dehydrogenase accessory sulfurtransferase FdhD has protein sequence MSRGRSETVLTRRFDGRSLRRAPDEVVVEEPLSIHLDGTLVATTMRTPGHDFELAVGFCFTEGLLGGAEVRTCRYCATGSAVETAFNVVSVDTGGLAPPPTPRLGPATSSCGLCGSQTLDELTDRLAPLPPVHGPAFEVLLAAPDLLRDAQGLFDATGSVHAAAAFTAEADLVEVREDIGRHNAVDKVVGRLLLDDHLPATGMGLVVSGRASFELVAKAWAAGFASMVAVSGPSALAVDTARRAGLVLVGFARDGGGNLYAPVEGGPVPSTGV, from the coding sequence ATGTCCCGAGGCCGCAGCGAGACCGTGCTCACCCGACGGTTCGACGGCCGCTCGCTGCGCCGTGCACCCGACGAGGTCGTGGTCGAGGAGCCCCTCTCGATCCACCTCGACGGCACCCTGGTGGCCACCACGATGCGCACGCCGGGCCACGACTTCGAGCTGGCGGTGGGGTTCTGCTTCACCGAAGGGCTGCTCGGCGGCGCGGAGGTGCGCACCTGCCGCTACTGCGCCACCGGCTCGGCCGTCGAGACGGCGTTCAACGTGGTCTCGGTGGACACCGGCGGTCTGGCCCCGCCCCCCACCCCCCGGTTGGGACCGGCCACGTCGTCGTGCGGCCTGTGCGGTTCCCAGACGCTCGACGAGCTCACCGACCGGCTGGCCCCGCTGCCCCCGGTCCACGGGCCGGCGTTCGAGGTGCTGCTGGCCGCTCCTGATCTCCTCCGCGACGCGCAGGGCCTGTTCGACGCCACCGGGTCGGTGCACGCCGCTGCCGCGTTCACCGCCGAGGCCGACCTGGTGGAGGTGCGCGAGGACATCGGGCGACACAACGCCGTCGACAAGGTGGTGGGGCGGTTGCTCCTCGACGACCACCTCCCGGCCACCGGCATGGGTCTGGTGGTCAGCGGGCGGGCGTCCTTCGAGCTGGTGGCCAAGGCCTGGGCCGCCGGGTTCGCGTCGATGGTGGCGGTGAGCGGGCCCTCCGCGCTCGCCGTGGACACCGCTCGGAGGGCCGGATTGGTCCTCGTCGGCTTCGCCCGCGACGGTGGCGGCAACCTCTACGCCCCCGTCGAGGGCGGTCCCGTGCCCTCGACCGGCGTCTGA
- a CDS encoding chlorite dismutase family protein, whose product MSDPVSPSVGLGVVHLFCRVTPLTEADAVSAAVEKAQGDGVQVVTVAVLGHKADLAVMALDADLWRLRELQAALADAGLEICDSYVSLTELSEYAQGVPDQMKQARLHPQLPPEGKPSWCFYPMSKRREADANWFTLPYDERKELMYEHGASGRTFAGRVLQVVTGSAGLDDYEWGVTLFAVNPDDLKEVVYTMRFDRASAVYADFGPFYTGMVAPVGEVLARLGVD is encoded by the coding sequence GTGAGTGATCCCGTGTCCCCCTCGGTCGGCCTGGGGGTGGTGCACCTGTTCTGCAGGGTGACGCCGCTCACCGAGGCCGACGCCGTGTCCGCCGCCGTCGAGAAGGCGCAGGGCGACGGCGTGCAGGTCGTCACCGTGGCCGTGCTCGGCCACAAGGCCGACCTCGCCGTCATGGCCCTCGATGCCGACCTGTGGCGCCTGCGCGAGCTGCAGGCCGCCCTCGCCGACGCCGGGCTCGAGATCTGCGACTCCTACGTCTCGCTCACCGAGCTGTCCGAGTACGCCCAGGGCGTGCCCGACCAGATGAAGCAGGCCCGCCTACACCCCCAGCTGCCGCCCGAGGGCAAGCCTTCGTGGTGCTTCTACCCGATGTCGAAGCGACGCGAGGCCGACGCCAACTGGTTCACCCTGCCCTACGACGAGCGCAAGGAGCTCATGTACGAGCACGGCGCGTCGGGTCGCACCTTCGCCGGGCGGGTGCTGCAGGTCGTCACCGGGTCCGCCGGCCTCGACGACTACGAGTGGGGGGTCACGCTCTTCGCCGTGAACCCCGACGACCTCAAGGAGGTCGTCTACACCATGCGCTTCGATCGGGCGTCGGCCGTCTACGCCGACTTCGGTCCCTTCTACACCGGCATGGTGGCGCCGGTCGGCGAGGTCCTCGCCCGCCTCGGTGTCGACTGA
- a CDS encoding acyltransferase family protein: MGIDNEHESSPPDREYPVLGDPLPLPVTTQPVDGSEPAERGTAGLPTRFGHIPALDGLRAVAVLTVLAYHFGAGWLPGGFLGVDTFFVLSGYLITSLLLVEWGRSGTTDLGAFWVRRARRLLPALFLVLAVVAIWAAIAWPADRLGSVRSDSLWTLFYGANWHFIFTEQSYFDLVSAASPLRHAWSLAIEEQFYLVWPLIFIGLVRLGRGSTRWLVGLSVVGTVASIWAMAAYFDEGDPSRAYYGTDSRAHGLLIGALLAVALARYPLGRLRARHAPPGVVSRYGPLGIGVVGAAVMGVLFATAGDRSAWLYPWGFVVFELAVVAVIVAINAPGPSPLAAVLSWRPLRWVGAVSYGLYLWHWPVLVFLNEGSTRLEGFSLFLLRLGVTVGATVASYYLLEQPIRHGRWLHGWKGWAAAPVGFALAASVIVVSTRDAEPPPDFLVANPEEVLTFESDVPIPTTAPPTTTPPESTESTDAVPSTTTLPPRDIGRVLMIGDSIAASVAPGMAQFATNSGQSFTASTLPGCSQITGLATPGPGQEPFPWAQPCETETIRLQSGLAASKQASTVLWMSSWETSDRLVDGTFYEFGTPEADDVILRLIDEAKQRILQGTDSLLVLVQQPPNAWSQMIGPPDDLNAERMAHINELYERYAAAHPIDTRVLDLASIVCPTGHPCPEQVEGLAPRPRDGAHYSEEGASWVAAKLYEQLQVMAT, translated from the coding sequence ATGGGCATCGACAACGAGCACGAGAGCTCGCCCCCCGATCGGGAGTACCCGGTCCTCGGCGACCCCTTGCCGCTCCCGGTGACCACCCAGCCCGTCGACGGATCCGAGCCGGCCGAGCGGGGGACGGCCGGTCTCCCGACCCGCTTCGGGCACATCCCGGCGCTCGACGGGCTGCGGGCCGTCGCCGTGCTCACCGTGCTCGCCTACCACTTCGGCGCCGGCTGGCTCCCCGGCGGCTTCCTGGGCGTCGACACGTTCTTCGTCCTCTCCGGCTACCTCATCACCTCGCTGCTGCTCGTGGAGTGGGGGCGGTCGGGCACCACGGACCTGGGGGCGTTCTGGGTCCGGCGGGCCCGGCGCCTCCTGCCCGCCCTGTTCCTCGTGCTCGCCGTGGTGGCCATCTGGGCGGCGATCGCCTGGCCGGCCGACCGGCTCGGGTCGGTGCGGTCGGACTCGCTGTGGACGCTCTTCTACGGCGCCAACTGGCACTTCATCTTCACCGAGCAGTCCTACTTCGACCTGGTGAGCGCCGCCTCGCCCCTGCGCCACGCCTGGTCGCTGGCCATCGAGGAGCAGTTCTACCTGGTGTGGCCCCTCATCTTCATCGGGCTGGTGCGCCTCGGGCGGGGCAGCACCCGCTGGTTGGTGGGGCTCAGCGTGGTCGGCACGGTCGCTTCCATCTGGGCCATGGCCGCCTACTTCGACGAGGGCGATCCCTCCCGGGCCTACTACGGCACCGACAGCCGGGCCCACGGCCTGTTGATCGGCGCGTTGTTGGCCGTCGCCCTGGCGCGGTACCCCCTCGGCCGCCTCCGTGCCCGCCATGCCCCTCCCGGTGTGGTGTCCCGCTACGGACCGCTCGGCATCGGCGTCGTGGGCGCGGCCGTCATGGGGGTGCTGTTCGCCACCGCCGGCGACCGGTCGGCGTGGCTCTACCCGTGGGGCTTCGTGGTCTTCGAGCTGGCCGTGGTGGCCGTCATCGTGGCCATCAACGCGCCCGGCCCCTCGCCCCTCGCCGCCGTGCTGTCGTGGCGCCCGCTGCGGTGGGTGGGCGCCGTCTCCTACGGCCTGTACCTGTGGCACTGGCCGGTGCTGGTCTTCCTCAACGAGGGCAGCACGCGCCTCGAGGGGTTCTCGCTGTTCCTCCTTCGCCTCGGTGTCACCGTCGGGGCCACCGTCGCGTCCTACTACTTGCTCGAACAACCGATTCGGCACGGACGATGGCTGCACGGATGGAAGGGCTGGGCGGCGGCGCCGGTGGGCTTCGCTCTGGCGGCCTCGGTCATCGTGGTGAGCACCCGCGACGCCGAGCCACCACCTGACTTCCTCGTGGCCAACCCCGAAGAGGTCCTGACCTTCGAGTCCGACGTGCCGATCCCCACCACCGCCCCACCGACGACCACGCCCCCGGAGTCCACCGAGTCCACCGACGCCGTGCCGTCGACCACCACGCTGCCGCCTCGCGACATCGGCCGGGTGCTGATGATCGGGGACTCCATCGCCGCGTCGGTGGCCCCGGGCATGGCCCAGTTCGCCACCAACAGCGGCCAGAGCTTCACCGCCTCCACCCTGCCGGGTTGCAGCCAGATCACCGGGTTGGCCACCCCCGGTCCCGGCCAGGAGCCCTTCCCGTGGGCTCAGCCCTGCGAGACCGAGACCATCCGGTTGCAGAGCGGCCTGGCCGCCTCCAAGCAGGCCTCGACGGTCCTGTGGATGTCGAGCTGGGAGACATCTGACCGGCTGGTCGACGGGACCTTCTACGAGTTCGGGACCCCCGAGGCGGACGACGTGATCCTGCGCCTCATCGACGAGGCCAAGCAGCGCATCCTGCAGGGCACCGACTCGCTGCTGGTGCTGGTGCAACAACCGCCCAACGCCTGGTCGCAGATGATCGGGCCCCCTGACGACCTCAACGCCGAGCGCATGGCCCACATCAACGAGCTCTACGAGCGCTACGCAGCCGCCCACCCCATCGACACCCGCGTGCTCGACCTGGCCAGCATCGTGTGCCCCACCGGGCATCCGTGCCCCGAGCAGGTCGAGGGTCTCGCCCCCCGCCCCCGTGACGGCGCCCACTACTCCGAGGAGGGCGCCTCCTGGGTGGCGGCCAAGCTCTACGAGCAGCTCCAGGTGATGGCCACCTGA